Proteins encoded together in one Desulfosporosinus meridiei DSM 13257 window:
- a CDS encoding proline--tRNA ligase, translating to MLVSQLLNPTLREVPAEAEVISHQLMLRAGLIRKSASGFYTYLPLGLKVLKKIEAIVREEMDAKGGQEVLMPIMQPAELWKESGRWDVYGAELFRLKDRHNREFCLGPTHEEIITDLVRGEIRSYKQLPMLLYQIQNKYRDERRPRFGLMRGREFVMKDLYSFDRDEAGLHESYKKMYDAYCRIFSRCGLTFRPVEADAGAIGGTGGTHEFMVLADSGENAVVHCSGCDYAANMEKSECRPQVIDDAFPEGKSKLVSTPGVKTIEDLSEFLAVPKSSTIKSLLYQGDDRIFLVLIRGDRTLNEIKLNNALGGFVSLQLASSELVQQTLGCEPGSVGPVGAPDGLLVVADQEVPLMKKGVCGANKPDHHYVDVVPGKDIRIDEVLDLRMVEQGEACLKCGAPLKEARGIEVGQVFKLGTKYSKALGANFLDENGVEKSCVMGCYGVGVSRTIAAAIEQNHDENGIIWPMPIAPYHCIIIPTSNKDSLVVETAEKLYQELKDLRVEVILDDRDERAGVKFKDADLVGYPIRVTLGSKTLANGQVELKERKSGDTHLVRVEDLSQQVKTRIEKALQYN from the coding sequence ATGCTCGTCAGTCAATTATTAAATCCTACACTTCGGGAAGTACCTGCTGAAGCAGAAGTTATCAGCCATCAGTTAATGCTCCGGGCAGGCTTAATTCGCAAGTCGGCCTCCGGATTTTACACTTATTTGCCTTTAGGATTAAAAGTCTTAAAAAAGATTGAAGCTATTGTCAGAGAGGAAATGGATGCCAAAGGCGGACAGGAAGTCCTTATGCCAATTATGCAACCGGCTGAACTATGGAAAGAAAGTGGTCGTTGGGATGTTTATGGTGCAGAGTTATTTCGGCTAAAAGATCGTCATAATCGTGAGTTCTGTCTAGGTCCAACCCACGAAGAAATTATCACAGACCTAGTTCGGGGGGAAATTCGGTCTTATAAACAGCTCCCAATGCTTCTTTATCAAATACAAAATAAATATCGGGACGAGCGGCGTCCTCGCTTTGGATTAATGCGTGGCCGTGAATTTGTTATGAAAGACCTCTATTCCTTTGACCGTGACGAGGCTGGACTCCATGAAAGTTATAAAAAAATGTATGACGCTTATTGTAGAATTTTTTCCCGCTGTGGTTTAACTTTCCGTCCTGTTGAAGCAGATGCTGGTGCCATTGGAGGTACAGGGGGAACCCATGAATTTATGGTTCTTGCTGATTCCGGAGAGAATGCCGTCGTTCATTGTTCAGGGTGTGATTATGCAGCTAATATGGAGAAATCTGAGTGTCGCCCTCAGGTAATTGACGATGCATTTCCGGAAGGAAAGAGTAAGTTAGTGTCTACACCGGGAGTAAAGACCATTGAAGACCTCAGTGAGTTTTTGGCAGTACCGAAGAGTTCCACCATAAAGTCGTTGCTCTACCAAGGGGATGATAGAATCTTTTTGGTGTTAATACGTGGGGATCGCACGCTCAATGAAATAAAACTGAATAACGCTTTAGGTGGATTTGTGTCCCTTCAACTTGCCTCATCTGAGTTAGTTCAGCAGACTTTGGGGTGTGAACCTGGGTCTGTAGGGCCAGTCGGAGCACCTGATGGACTTTTGGTAGTTGCTGATCAAGAAGTTCCCCTGATGAAGAAAGGGGTCTGTGGAGCGAATAAACCGGATCATCACTATGTAGATGTTGTACCCGGCAAAGATATCCGTATAGACGAGGTTCTTGATTTAAGAATGGTGGAACAGGGTGAAGCCTGTCTTAAATGTGGAGCTCCACTTAAAGAGGCCAGAGGAATTGAAGTTGGTCAAGTATTCAAGCTTGGAACCAAATACAGCAAAGCACTTGGTGCGAACTTTTTAGATGAGAACGGAGTCGAAAAAAGCTGTGTGATGGGTTGTTACGGCGTTGGGGTAAGCAGAACAATTGCCGCAGCCATTGAACAAAACCACGACGAAAACGGAATTATTTGGCCAATGCCAATTGCTCCATACCATTGTATAATTATACCAACCAGTAATAAGGATTCCTTGGTTGTTGAAACTGCTGAGAAACTTTATCAAGAGTTAAAAGATTTAAGAGTCGAAGTCATTCTGGATGATCGAGATGAACGTGCCGGCGTGAAATTTAAGGATGCAGATTTAGTAGGTTATCCAATAAGGGTAACTTTAGGAAGTAAAACCTTGGCCAATGGTCAAGTTGAACTCAAAGAACGAAAATCTGGTGATACTCACCTCGTGCGGGTTGAGGATCTCTCACAACAGGTAAAAACAAGAATTGAAAAAGCTCTACAATATAACTAA
- the ispG gene encoding flavodoxin-dependent (E)-4-hydroxy-3-methylbut-2-enyl-diphosphate synthase gives MIHRKSTKAVQVGSIKVGGGAPIVIQSMTNTDTRDTVSTLAQIHSLAKAGCEIVRLAVLDQDAGEALKIIAVDSSLPVIADIHFDYRLAIQAVEQGVHGLRLNPGNIGARWKVQEVVRAVKERQIPIRIGVNAGSLEKELLEKYGGPTAEGMVESALGHIRLLEDEGYDKIKVSLKASSVPLMLEAYRKIHEVTEYPLHLGVTEAGTVSSGVVKSAIGIGTLLAEGIGDTIRVSLTGDPVREIPVALEILHTLGLRQRSVELISCPTCGRTQVDLAGLAEQVEERLAQLPPLDKPLKVAVMGCAVNGPGEAREADYGIAGGKGMGLLFRKGEIVARLPEHELLAALLHEIEEYVKEHQKR, from the coding sequence ATGATTCACAGAAAAAGCACCAAAGCTGTGCAGGTTGGATCTATAAAAGTAGGCGGAGGGGCTCCGATCGTTATACAATCTATGACTAATACGGATACCAGAGACACTGTCAGCACACTTGCCCAGATTCATTCTTTAGCGAAAGCTGGGTGTGAGATTGTGCGACTGGCAGTTCTAGATCAGGATGCGGGTGAGGCCTTAAAGATAATTGCAGTTGATAGCTCACTCCCTGTAATCGCTGACATACATTTCGATTACCGTTTGGCTATTCAAGCAGTTGAGCAAGGGGTTCATGGCCTAAGGTTGAATCCGGGGAATATTGGAGCCCGCTGGAAGGTGCAAGAGGTTGTTAGGGCAGTTAAGGAACGGCAAATCCCTATTCGGATCGGAGTTAACGCCGGCTCGTTAGAAAAGGAACTCCTGGAAAAGTACGGGGGGCCTACTGCCGAGGGAATGGTCGAAAGTGCTTTAGGACATATTCGTCTTCTGGAAGACGAGGGATATGATAAAATTAAGGTCTCTCTAAAAGCATCCTCTGTTCCTTTAATGCTTGAAGCCTATCGAAAGATCCACGAAGTTACCGAGTATCCTTTGCATTTAGGGGTTACAGAAGCCGGGACGGTAAGTTCCGGGGTAGTGAAATCGGCAATAGGAATTGGTACTCTTTTAGCCGAAGGCATAGGGGATACCATTCGGGTATCATTAACCGGTGATCCCGTACGAGAAATCCCCGTGGCTTTAGAAATCTTACATACCTTAGGCTTGCGGCAGCGTAGTGTAGAGTTAATCAGTTGCCCAACCTGTGGTCGAACTCAAGTTGATCTGGCCGGATTGGCAGAGCAAGTCGAGGAACGGCTAGCTCAACTTCCCCCCCTGGACAAGCCGTTAAAGGTAGCGGTTATGGGGTGCGCAGTCAACGGGCCTGGCGAGGCTCGTGAAGCCGATTACGGGATTGCCGGTGGAAAGGGTATGGGGCTTTTATTTCGCAAGGGGGAGATAGTTGCTCGCCTTCCAGAACATGAGTTACTGGCAGCCTTGCTTCACGAAATTGAAGAGTATGTTAAAGAACACCAGAAACGATAG
- the rseP gene encoding RIP metalloprotease RseP, with product MLTTLAIVFVFGSMVMIHEFGHYIVAKWIGVKVIEFSFGFGPKIVGYQGKETLYSLRIVPLGGFVKLHGMDPEINDNGQAVIASNKDARSFMNKPIWQRMAVIAAGPIMNFVLAIVMFVSVFAYMGIPAQSNTNTIGSLLKDKPAAASGLLAGDRIIAVNQDPTPDWTRLTEVIHSKPEQVINLTIQRGADQQRHTVSVKTEKDAQTGHGMIGIAPEVTYVHASIIEATRVGIERSVDFTKLIVVTLVQMITGKIPADVGGPVMIAQVIGEGAKEGFSNLLGLTGVLSIQLGLINLFPIPALDGSRLVFLLIEGLRGKPLNPEKENMIHLVGFVLLMGLMLAVTYKDVLRLFVKAG from the coding sequence GTGTTAACGACACTAGCCATTGTTTTTGTCTTTGGAAGCATGGTCATGATTCACGAATTTGGACACTATATTGTCGCAAAGTGGATTGGAGTTAAGGTAATTGAGTTTAGCTTTGGTTTTGGTCCGAAAATCGTGGGTTATCAGGGGAAAGAAACACTTTATTCTCTACGGATTGTTCCTCTTGGGGGGTTTGTCAAACTTCATGGTATGGATCCGGAAATCAATGATAATGGTCAAGCAGTAATTGCCTCAAACAAAGACGCCAGAAGTTTCATGAACAAGCCTATATGGCAACGCATGGCGGTAATAGCTGCCGGTCCTATTATGAATTTTGTATTGGCAATTGTTATGTTTGTCAGTGTTTTTGCTTACATGGGGATTCCGGCTCAGAGCAATACTAACACGATTGGCTCATTACTCAAAGATAAGCCGGCTGCAGCATCTGGCCTCCTTGCTGGGGATAGAATTATTGCTGTCAATCAAGACCCAACGCCAGACTGGACACGTTTAACTGAAGTAATTCATTCTAAACCAGAGCAAGTGATAAACCTTACTATCCAGAGAGGTGCCGATCAGCAACGTCATACTGTTTCTGTAAAGACCGAAAAGGATGCTCAGACAGGGCACGGAATGATAGGGATCGCACCTGAAGTTACTTATGTTCACGCCTCAATCATCGAGGCAACAAGAGTCGGAATTGAACGATCCGTTGATTTTACTAAGCTGATCGTTGTAACCTTAGTACAAATGATCACTGGAAAAATTCCTGCAGACGTGGGTGGCCCGGTGATGATAGCCCAGGTTATTGGAGAGGGTGCTAAAGAAGGTTTCTCTAATTTATTAGGGTTAACAGGTGTTTTGAGTATTCAACTAGGTCTCATTAACCTTTTTCCTATACCGGCACTTGATGGAAGCAGACTGGTTTTTCTTTTAATTGAAGGTTTGAGAGGCAAACCTCTTAATCCTGAAAAGGAAAATATGATCCATTTGGTGGGCTTTGTCTTGCTTATGGGTTTAATGCTGGCTGTAACTTATAAAGATGTTTTGCGCTTGTTTGTTAAAGCAGGTTAG
- a CDS encoding 1-deoxy-D-xylulose-5-phosphate reductoisomerase, whose amino-acid sequence MKTLTILGSTGSIGRQTLDVVSHAEGRLKIYALAADKNVRLMEEQARLFQPEVVVMMDEPAASDLRGRLRDLPIKVAQGMEGIINSVVAEKVDIVVTALSGRVGLEPTLSAIAAGKTIALANKETLVAGGDLVMSAAEKNGCKILPVDSEHSAIFQCLEESPETIEKIILTASGGPFFGWTKEKLDTVTLEKALCHPNWEMGAKITIDSSTMMNKGLEVIEAHHLFALEYDAIEVLIHPQSVIHSMVEYQDGSVLAQLGRPDMRLPIQYALSYPTRWKNPFERLNLRGKTLTFHEPDFEAFPALALAYQVGRRGGTLPAVMNAANEVVVLAFLQKKVSYPAIINIVKKVCSEHYVLDNLDLGSILDADNWARQRAEELISGF is encoded by the coding sequence TTGAAAACACTGACAATCTTAGGGTCTACAGGGTCGATAGGGCGGCAAACATTAGATGTTGTCAGTCATGCCGAAGGACGCCTTAAAATTTACGCCTTGGCAGCCGATAAAAATGTCCGGCTTATGGAAGAACAGGCTCGGCTGTTTCAACCTGAAGTTGTAGTAATGATGGATGAACCTGCTGCCAGTGATCTACGCGGTCGGTTGAGAGATTTACCAATCAAAGTGGCTCAAGGAATGGAAGGAATAATTAATTCTGTTGTTGCTGAGAAAGTCGATATAGTTGTTACCGCCCTATCAGGCAGAGTAGGGTTGGAACCTACGCTATCTGCAATTGCAGCAGGAAAAACTATTGCCCTTGCCAATAAAGAGACCTTAGTGGCCGGCGGAGATTTGGTAATGTCCGCGGCTGAAAAAAACGGCTGTAAAATACTACCTGTGGACAGTGAGCATTCAGCCATATTTCAGTGTTTAGAAGAAAGTCCTGAAACAATCGAAAAAATTATTTTGACGGCTTCGGGAGGTCCTTTCTTTGGGTGGACAAAGGAAAAGTTAGACACTGTTACTTTGGAGAAAGCACTTTGCCATCCAAACTGGGAAATGGGTGCAAAAATTACTATTGATTCTTCAACAATGATGAATAAAGGATTGGAAGTCATTGAGGCCCATCATTTGTTTGCCTTGGAGTATGATGCAATAGAAGTTCTCATTCATCCACAGAGTGTAATCCACTCTATGGTCGAATATCAGGATGGTTCCGTACTAGCTCAGTTAGGCAGGCCGGATATGCGATTGCCAATTCAATATGCTTTAAGTTACCCAACACGATGGAAAAATCCCTTTGAGCGACTTAATCTTCGGGGGAAAACCTTGACATTCCATGAGCCGGATTTTGAAGCCTTTCCGGCCCTGGCTTTAGCGTATCAAGTTGGTCGACGAGGGGGAACTCTCCCAGCTGTAATGAATGCGGCTAATGAGGTTGTAGTTTTAGCATTTCTCCAAAAGAAGGTTTCTTATCCGGCAATTATAAATATCGTTAAAAAAGTCTGCTCGGAACATTATGTTTTAGATAATCTGGATCTGGGAAGTATACTCGATGCAGATAATTGGGCTCGTCAACGGGCCGAAGAATTAATTTCTGGGTTCTAA